The following coding sequences lie in one Allochromatium vinosum DSM 180 genomic window:
- a CDS encoding response regulator produces MIVEDDPATGALLRQLVRRIWPGATVTLDADPLLALDRWRTQGADLILLDWELPGMSGLEILKTIRRLGAKTSCVMITSHSDREQILAARAFHVDAYIVKPFDAKQIMERLSRIVDVDMASDVSCESFESLDDFIESRLKQDLPGLPIAPELVERIVGIRAMEAPERIRLLRECQFEPGLLFRMLSLANSSRYIDGMDVVETFEGAIRKIGLDAFINLAVEVSLHPGSHIEHASLAHKCFELRRRAMSLVGILVKLREHLEFNLDSCRTACILHSMAELSLLQLMQTWVDAGHAIDETTRDAVFDRYTERAREPLQAQWTIPNTLRERIDALDRLPAGTVVRKEPIIMRIVALLHAGDPQRELPRLMARFGLSGRIDAISTGSAS; encoded by the coding sequence ATGATCGTCGAAGATGATCCGGCAACCGGCGCCCTGCTGCGTCAGCTCGTCAGGCGGATCTGGCCAGGGGCCACCGTGACGCTGGATGCCGATCCGTTGCTGGCGCTCGATCGCTGGCGCACGCAGGGTGCGGATCTGATCCTGCTCGATTGGGAGCTGCCCGGAATGAGCGGACTCGAGATCCTCAAGACCATTCGTCGCTTGGGTGCGAAGACCAGCTGTGTGATGATCACGAGTCATTCCGACCGCGAGCAGATACTCGCTGCACGTGCCTTTCATGTCGACGCCTATATCGTCAAGCCGTTCGATGCCAAACAGATCATGGAACGTCTGTCACGCATCGTCGATGTGGATATGGCATCCGATGTTTCGTGTGAATCGTTCGAGAGCCTGGATGACTTCATCGAGAGCCGGTTGAAACAGGATCTGCCTGGACTGCCCATTGCCCCCGAACTCGTCGAGCGCATAGTGGGTATCCGCGCAATGGAAGCGCCGGAACGTATTCGATTGCTGCGTGAATGCCAGTTCGAGCCGGGGCTGTTGTTTCGTATGCTGAGCCTGGCCAATAGCAGCCGCTATATCGACGGAATGGATGTCGTGGAGACCTTCGAGGGCGCTATTCGCAAGATCGGTCTCGATGCATTCATCAATCTGGCCGTCGAGGTCTCATTGCATCCCGGAAGTCACATCGAACATGCGAGTCTGGCTCACAAGTGCTTTGAGCTTCGGCGTAGAGCGATGTCGCTGGTTGGGATTCTCGTCAAACTCAGAGAGCACCTCGAATTCAATCTCGACAGTTGCCGCACCGCCTGCATCCTGCACTCCATGGCCGAGTTGTCCCTGCTCCAGCTCATGCAAACCTGGGTCGACGCCGGCCACGCCATCGACGAGACGACCCGTGACGCGGTTTTCGATCGCTATACGGAGCGTGCGCGCGAGCCGCTCCAGGCCCAATGGACCATCCCCAATACGCTCCGCGAGCGCATCGATGCGCTCGATCGACTGCCCGCAGGCACTGTGGTGCGCAAAGAACCCATCATCATGCGGATCGTGGCACTCCTGCATGCGGGCGATCCTCAGCGTGAGCTACCGCGTTTGATGGCCCGCTTTGGTCTCAGCGGCAGGATCGACGCCATTTCAACCGGAAGCGCGTCTTGA
- a CDS encoding DNA ligase, with protein MSPRSVTAPQTTTEQAATPPALILANVYREGIDLSRYWVSEKLDGVRAYWDGSRLITRGGQPIAVPVWFTDGFPAIPLDGELWMGRGTFEVLSGTVRSLEPDHDAWRAVSYRVFDLPGMDAPFGERLQALERLLADTPNPRIAPVEQFRVADHADLMARLETVVAGGGEGLMLHRDDAPYRAGRSDDLIKVKPYLDAEARVIAHLPGKGKYEGMLGALLVEEPSGQRFRLGSGFSDAERRSPPPIGSRVTFKYHGRTRNGIPRFASFLRVRDPATRSDSTH; from the coding sequence GTGTCCCCACGCTCCGTCACGGCCCCCCAGACCACGACCGAGCAGGCTGCGACACCACCCGCGCTGATCCTGGCCAACGTCTACCGCGAAGGCATCGATCTGTCGCGCTACTGGGTGAGCGAAAAACTCGATGGAGTCAGAGCCTATTGGGATGGTTCCAGGCTGATCACACGCGGCGGTCAGCCGATCGCGGTGCCCGTCTGGTTCACGGACGGCTTTCCAGCCATCCCGCTGGACGGCGAACTCTGGATGGGGCGCGGCACCTTCGAGGTCCTGTCGGGCACAGTGCGGAGCCTGGAACCGGATCACGACGCCTGGCGCGCGGTGAGCTACCGGGTCTTCGACCTGCCGGGTATGGACGCCCCCTTCGGCGAGCGCCTCCAGGCGCTCGAACGTCTGCTGGCCGACACGCCGAATCCGCGCATCGCCCCCGTGGAACAATTCCGGGTCGCCGATCACGCCGACCTGATGGCGCGTCTGGAAACGGTCGTCGCCGGCGGCGGCGAAGGGCTGATGCTGCATCGCGACGACGCCCCCTATCGCGCCGGACGCAGCGACGACCTCATCAAGGTCAAGCCCTATCTGGACGCCGAGGCCCGCGTGATCGCGCATCTGCCGGGCAAGGGCAAGTACGAGGGGATGCTGGGCGCACTCCTGGTCGAGGAACCCTCGGGGCAGCGCTTCCGTCTCGGCAGCGGCTTCAGCGACGCCGAGCGACGCTCACCGCCACCGATCGGCAGCCGCGTGACCTTCAAATACCACGGACGCACCCGCAACGGCATTCCACGCTTCGCCAGCTTTCTGCGCGTGCGAGACCCGGCCACACGCTCAGATTCGACCCACTGA
- a CDS encoding Hpt domain-containing protein, with amino-acid sequence MRHLNHDVLDTLRETLGESDFFEVTNTFAQQFERQLQALRQHAECRELPECAHILHSLKGSAGNIGAQTLAEITQTFEQQIRGGDISLESMIEVLSSTINTTIDELRDSGYLGAAP; translated from the coding sequence ATGCGCCACTTGAATCATGACGTGCTCGACACCCTGCGCGAAACGCTTGGAGAGAGTGACTTTTTCGAGGTGACGAATACATTCGCCCAGCAATTCGAGCGCCAACTGCAAGCGCTCAGACAGCATGCGGAATGCCGCGAGTTACCCGAATGCGCTCATATCCTACACTCACTGAAAGGCAGCGCGGGCAACATTGGCGCGCAAACTCTGGCCGAGATCACACAAACATTCGAACAGCAGATACGCGGAGGAGACATTTCGCTCGAATCGATGATCGAGGTGCTTTCGAGCACGATAAACACCACGATCGACGAATTGCGAGACTCCGGTTATCTCGGTGCGGCCCCCTGA
- a CDS encoding peptidylprolyl isomerase gives MKKSPLALAAVLFAVAVTPALAANPKVALDVSIGGQPAGTITLELFADVVPRTAENFRALCTGEKGEGLAYAGSPFHRIIPGFMIQGGDFTNGNGTGGKSIYGEMFEDENFTLKHESAGTLSMANAGPNTNGSQFFITVDSTPWLDGRHVVFGKVVDGMDVVRAMEQQGSRSGRTQAPVMLEACRQL, from the coding sequence ATGAAGAAGTCCCCGCTCGCGCTCGCCGCCGTCCTGTTCGCCGTTGCCGTGACCCCGGCCCTGGCCGCCAATCCCAAGGTTGCGCTCGATGTCAGCATCGGCGGCCAGCCCGCCGGAACCATCACCCTGGAACTCTTCGCCGACGTAGTGCCCAGGACGGCCGAGAACTTCCGCGCCCTCTGCACCGGCGAGAAGGGCGAGGGACTGGCCTATGCCGGCAGTCCCTTCCACCGCATCATTCCCGGCTTCATGATCCAGGGCGGCGACTTCACCAACGGCAACGGCACCGGCGGCAAGTCGATCTACGGCGAGATGTTCGAGGACGAGAACTTCACCCTCAAGCACGAGTCGGCCGGCACCCTGTCCATGGCCAACGCCGGTCCCAATACCAACGGTTCGCAGTTCTTCATCACAGTCGACTCGACCCCCTGGCTCGATGGTCGGCACGTGGTCTTCGGCAAGGTGGTCGATGGCATGGACGTGGTGCGCGCCATGGAGCAGCAGGGCAGCCGTTCGGGCCGCACCCAGGCACCCGTGATGCTCGAAGCCTGTCGTCAACTCTGA
- the rimI gene encoding ribosomal protein S18-alanine N-acetyltransferase, with protein MCQADLDAVLAVEYAAYAFPWSREIFEDCLKAGYNCWLGEIDATIVAHGVMSVAVGECQIFNLGVHPDWQGRGLGRQMLRHLLRLARRREAETAFLEVRVSNTAALALYRAEGFCEVGRRRHYYPAPNGREDALVLALELMTVGPGS; from the coding sequence ATGTGTCAGGCGGATCTGGACGCAGTGCTCGCGGTCGAGTACGCCGCCTACGCCTTTCCCTGGAGTCGTGAGATCTTCGAGGACTGTCTGAAGGCCGGCTACAACTGTTGGCTGGGCGAGATCGACGCGACCATCGTTGCGCATGGTGTGATGTCGGTTGCGGTCGGCGAATGCCAGATCTTCAATCTCGGCGTCCACCCCGACTGGCAGGGGCGCGGGCTGGGGCGTCAGATGCTGCGTCATCTGCTGCGGCTGGCGCGCCGGCGCGAGGCCGAGACGGCCTTTCTGGAAGTGCGCGTCTCGAACACAGCGGCACTGGCGCTCTATCGTGCCGAGGGATTCTGTGAGGTCGGTCGGCGGCGCCATTACTACCCCGCGCCCAATGGGCGCGAGGATGCGCTCGTTCTGGCACTCGAATTGATGACAGTTGGTCCAGGGTCTTGA
- the nifJ gene encoding pyruvate:ferredoxin (flavodoxin) oxidoreductase has protein sequence MSHNSLVTLDGNEAAAYVAHLTNEVIAIYPITPSSNMGEWADEWSSLGVKNLWGTVPDVVEMQSEGGAAGAIHGALQGGSLATTFTASQGLLLMIPNMYKIAGELTPTVFHVSARALAAQALSIFGDHSDVMACRATGYAMLCAGSVQEVMDFALIAQAATLESRLPFLHFFDGFRTSHEVNKIERLPVETIRALIDEELVKAHRERALNPDHPKLRGTSQNPDVYFQGRETVNPYYAAAPAIVQGVMDRFAALTGRQYRLFEYVGAPDAERVVMLMGSGLGAAEEAVEHLTARGEKVGLLKIRLFRPFDASALIAALPASASRIAVLDRTKEPGSDGEPLYKDVTTALARAFSAGELSTMPRVIGGRYGLGSKEFTPAMVKAVFDELAQETPKNPFTVGILDDVGHTSLAWDPDFKADAIQGVTACVFYGLGSDGTVSANKNSIKIIAEETPNHGQGYFEYDSKKAGAVTISHLRFGPNPIKSTYLIGDNEANFVACHQPTFLTRYDMLDKARAGAVFLLNSHTPPDRVWDDLPKRMQRTIIDKGLTFYVIDAYGIAAATGMGRRINTIMQTCFFAISGVLPREEAITQIKHAVEKTYGKKGQALLDRNYQAIDAALAGLHQVQVPAQVTSTFDRPPVVPDAAPEFVRRVTATLMAGHGNQLPVSLMPADGTWPTGTTRFEKRQLALQLPKWDENLCTQCGKCPLVCPHAAIRAKVYPAALTNGAPASFKHAAIKGKDFPEGYRVSYQIAPDDCTGCGLCAEVCPIRDRTNPDHKALDMVEAGEIQPAEQLNWDFFLTLPEYDRTQLDATKIKHAMMMQPLFEFSGSCVGCGETPYIKLATQLFGDRMLIANATGCSSIYGGNLPTTPYTTNAEGRGPSWNNSLFEDNAEFGLGLRLAVDKQAEQARELVARLAGRIGETLADGLLNADQSTESGIHEQRERVAALKAKLAGIDSAEARALLALAEQLVKRSVWIIGGDGWAYDIGYGGVDHVLASGRNVNLLILDTEVYSNTGGQKSKATPLGAVAKFAAGGKPTFKKDLAMMAMAYETVYVAQVAFGAKDVQTVRAFLEAESYDGPSIIIAYSPCIAHGVDLSNNLRQQDMAVNSGHWPLLRYDPRRTARGENPLLVDNKAPSVPYRDFINSETRFSLLTRTHPEAAERFLDLAQKHVDTRFSLYEQLAHLAVQKGPASE, from the coding sequence ATGTCGCACAACAGCCTGGTCACACTCGACGGCAACGAGGCCGCCGCCTACGTGGCGCACCTGACCAACGAGGTCATCGCCATCTATCCCATCACGCCCTCTTCCAACATGGGCGAATGGGCCGACGAATGGTCCTCGCTGGGCGTCAAGAATCTGTGGGGCACGGTCCCCGATGTCGTCGAGATGCAGAGTGAGGGCGGCGCGGCGGGGGCCATCCACGGTGCGCTCCAGGGCGGATCGCTGGCGACCACCTTCACGGCCTCGCAGGGCCTGCTGCTGATGATCCCGAACATGTACAAGATCGCGGGCGAACTGACCCCGACGGTGTTCCATGTCTCGGCGCGCGCGCTCGCGGCTCAAGCCCTGTCGATCTTTGGCGATCACTCGGACGTCATGGCCTGTCGCGCCACGGGATATGCCATGCTGTGCGCCGGTTCGGTACAGGAAGTGATGGACTTCGCGCTCATCGCCCAGGCTGCGACGCTCGAAAGCCGCCTGCCCTTCCTGCACTTCTTCGACGGTTTCCGCACCTCGCACGAGGTCAACAAGATCGAGCGGCTGCCGGTCGAGACCATCCGCGCCCTGATCGACGAGGAGCTGGTCAAGGCCCATCGCGAGCGCGCCCTGAACCCGGATCATCCCAAGCTGCGCGGTACCTCGCAGAACCCGGACGTCTATTTCCAGGGGCGGGAGACGGTCAATCCTTATTACGCCGCCGCGCCCGCCATCGTGCAGGGCGTTATGGACCGCTTCGCCGCCCTGACCGGTCGTCAGTACCGGCTGTTCGAGTACGTCGGCGCACCCGATGCCGAGCGCGTGGTGATGCTGATGGGTTCGGGACTGGGCGCAGCGGAGGAAGCGGTCGAGCATCTGACCGCGCGCGGCGAAAAGGTCGGGCTGCTCAAGATCCGGCTGTTCCGGCCCTTCGATGCCTCGGCCCTGATCGCCGCTCTGCCCGCCAGTGCCAGCCGGATCGCCGTGCTCGATCGCACCAAGGAACCCGGCTCCGACGGCGAGCCACTCTACAAAGACGTGACCACCGCACTCGCCCGCGCCTTCTCAGCCGGCGAACTGTCGACCATGCCGCGCGTCATCGGCGGACGCTATGGTCTGGGTTCCAAGGAATTCACGCCTGCGATGGTCAAGGCGGTCTTCGACGAGCTGGCCCAGGAGACCCCGAAGAATCCCTTCACGGTCGGCATCCTCGACGACGTGGGCCACACCAGCCTCGCCTGGGATCCTGACTTCAAGGCCGACGCGATCCAGGGCGTGACCGCCTGCGTCTTCTATGGCCTCGGCTCGGACGGCACCGTCTCGGCCAACAAGAACTCGATCAAGATCATCGCTGAGGAGACGCCCAACCACGGTCAGGGCTATTTCGAGTACGACTCCAAGAAAGCCGGCGCCGTGACCATCAGCCATCTGCGCTTCGGCCCCAATCCGATCAAGAGCACCTATCTGATCGGCGACAACGAGGCCAATTTCGTCGCCTGTCATCAGCCGACCTTCCTGACCCGTTACGACATGCTCGACAAGGCGCGTGCAGGCGCCGTGTTTCTGCTCAACTCGCACACCCCGCCGGATCGGGTCTGGGACGACCTGCCCAAACGGATGCAGCGCACCATCATCGACAAGGGGCTGACCTTCTACGTCATCGACGCCTACGGCATCGCGGCGGCGACCGGCATGGGCCGGCGTATCAACACCATCATGCAGACCTGCTTCTTTGCCATCTCGGGTGTCCTGCCACGCGAGGAGGCCATCACCCAGATCAAGCACGCGGTCGAGAAGACCTACGGCAAGAAGGGTCAGGCGCTGCTCGATCGCAACTATCAGGCCATCGACGCCGCGCTCGCCGGACTGCATCAAGTCCAGGTTCCGGCACAGGTCACGAGTACTTTCGATCGACCGCCCGTGGTTCCAGACGCCGCGCCCGAGTTCGTGCGCCGGGTCACGGCCACGCTCATGGCCGGCCACGGCAATCAGCTCCCGGTGAGCCTGATGCCCGCAGACGGCACCTGGCCGACCGGTACTACGCGGTTCGAGAAGCGCCAGCTCGCCCTGCAACTGCCCAAGTGGGACGAGAACCTCTGCACCCAGTGCGGCAAGTGTCCGCTGGTCTGCCCGCACGCGGCGATCCGCGCCAAGGTCTATCCGGCGGCGCTGACCAATGGGGCGCCAGCAAGCTTCAAGCACGCAGCTATCAAGGGCAAGGACTTCCCCGAGGGCTATCGCGTCAGCTATCAGATCGCGCCCGACGACTGCACCGGTTGCGGTCTGTGCGCCGAGGTCTGCCCGATCCGCGATCGCACCAATCCGGATCACAAGGCGCTCGACATGGTCGAGGCCGGAGAGATCCAGCCCGCCGAGCAGCTCAACTGGGATTTCTTCCTGACGCTCCCCGAGTACGACCGCACCCAGCTCGACGCGACCAAGATCAAGCACGCCATGATGATGCAGCCGCTGTTCGAGTTCTCCGGCTCCTGCGTCGGCTGCGGCGAGACGCCCTATATCAAGCTGGCGACCCAACTGTTCGGCGACCGGATGCTGATCGCCAACGCCACCGGCTGTTCGTCGATCTACGGCGGCAACCTGCCGACCACTCCCTACACGACCAATGCGGAAGGACGCGGCCCGAGCTGGAACAACTCACTGTTCGAGGACAACGCCGAATTCGGTCTGGGGCTGCGACTGGCGGTCGACAAGCAGGCCGAACAGGCACGCGAGCTGGTGGCGCGGCTGGCGGGCCGGATCGGCGAGACGCTGGCCGATGGGCTGCTGAACGCCGATCAGTCGACCGAGTCCGGTATCCACGAACAGCGCGAACGGGTCGCGGCGCTCAAGGCCAAGCTGGCCGGGATCGACTCGGCCGAAGCCCGTGCCCTGCTCGCGCTGGCTGAACAACTGGTCAAGCGCAGTGTCTGGATCATCGGCGGCGACGGCTGGGCCTATGACATCGGCTATGGCGGCGTCGACCATGTGCTCGCCAGCGGGCGCAACGTCAATCTGCTGATCCTCGACACCGAGGTCTACTCCAACACCGGCGGCCAGAAGTCCAAGGCCACCCCGCTCGGCGCCGTGGCCAAGTTCGCCGCCGGCGGCAAGCCAACCTTCAAGAAGGATCTGGCCATGATGGCCATGGCTTATGAGACCGTCTATGTCGCCCAGGTCGCCTTCGGCGCCAAGGATGTGCAGACGGTGCGCGCCTTCCTGGAAGCCGAGTCCTACGATGGTCCCTCGATCATCATCGCCTACTCGCCCTGTATCGCCCATGGCGTGGATCTGTCCAACAACCTGCGTCAGCAGGACATGGCGGTCAACTCCGGGCACTGGCCGTTGCTGCGCTACGATCCCCGACGCACCGCGCGCGGCGAGAATCCGCTCCTCGTCGACAACAAGGCCCCGAGCGTCCCCTATCGCGACTTCATCAACTCCGAGACCCGTTTCAGCCTGCTGACCCGCACCCATCCCGAGGCCGCCGAGCGCTTCCTCGACCTGGCGCAGAAGCATGTGGACACCCGCTTCAGTCTCTATGAGCAACTGGCGCATCTGGCGGTCCAGAAAGGTCCGGCCTCCGAGTAA
- a CDS encoding rhodanese-like domain-containing protein, producing MPYQSVRRFVALIVASLVFVAGAQAGGLDLSPQEALAKAKAGEILLIDIRTPPEWRETGVAPEAHRIDMTDPKFLERLLQDMGGDKSAPIALICRTGNRSGYVQKQLQKMGFSQVHNVPEGMAGSRSGPGWIRRGLPVETCTNC from the coding sequence ATGCCGTATCAATCCGTTCGGCGCTTCGTCGCGCTCATCGTCGCCAGTCTCGTTTTCGTCGCCGGTGCCCAGGCGGGCGGACTCGACCTCAGCCCGCAAGAGGCGCTCGCCAAGGCCAAAGCGGGGGAGATCCTGCTGATCGACATCCGTACCCCGCCCGAGTGGCGCGAGACCGGCGTGGCTCCCGAGGCTCACCGCATCGACATGACCGACCCCAAATTCCTTGAGCGTCTGCTCCAGGACATGGGCGGCGACAAGTCGGCCCCCATCGCCCTGATCTGCCGCACCGGCAACCGCAGCGGCTATGTGCAGAAGCAGTTGCAGAAGATGGGATTCAGCCAGGTCCACAACGTCCCCGAGGGCATGGCGGGCAGCCGCTCCGGTCCGGGCTGGATTCGTCGCGGTCTGCCTGTGGAAACCTGTACCAACTGCTGA
- a CDS encoding dihydroorotate dehydrogenase-like protein: protein MNLKTTYLGLTLKNPLVPSASPLSRSLSAAREMEDSGAAAIVMYSLFEEAITAEAESMTRFLHHQDTGFAESSAGFLPDHQDFENGLERYLEQIRRLKESLDIPVIASLNGVTTGGWVKHALELQQAGADALELNVYYIAGDISQNGAQVEQRYLDLLTELRGRIRIPINMKLSPSFSSIGHFVGRLAAAGANGVSLFNRFYQPDINIDSLRLQARLHPSTSAEALLAMRWIALLYGRVPGLSLGATGGIHTSEDAIKLLLAGADVVHLCSVLLQKGPVYTGLILRGIADWMEEQGFESVEDFRGRVSALTVPNPAELERANYINVLDSYSAAPGVMT, encoded by the coding sequence ATGAACCTGAAGACAACGTATCTCGGACTGACGCTCAAGAACCCCCTGGTGCCGTCCGCCTCGCCGCTCTCCCGGAGCCTCTCGGCCGCACGCGAGATGGAGGACAGCGGCGCGGCGGCCATCGTCATGTATTCGCTGTTCGAGGAGGCGATCACGGCCGAGGCCGAATCCATGACGCGCTTCCTGCATCATCAGGACACCGGATTCGCCGAATCGAGCGCCGGCTTCCTGCCCGATCATCAGGACTTCGAGAATGGCCTGGAGCGGTATCTGGAACAGATCCGGCGGCTGAAGGAGAGCCTGGACATCCCGGTGATCGCCAGTCTCAATGGAGTCACGACCGGCGGCTGGGTCAAGCACGCGCTCGAACTCCAGCAGGCCGGAGCCGACGCGCTCGAGCTCAATGTCTATTACATCGCTGGTGACATCAGCCAGAACGGCGCGCAGGTCGAGCAGCGCTATCTGGATCTGTTGACCGAACTGCGGGGCCGGATCCGGATTCCGATCAACATGAAGCTCTCGCCGAGTTTCAGCTCCATCGGGCACTTCGTCGGACGGCTGGCGGCGGCCGGGGCCAATGGCGTCTCGCTGTTCAACCGCTTCTATCAGCCTGACATCAACATCGACAGTCTGCGCCTCCAGGCGCGGCTGCATCCCTCCACCTCCGCCGAGGCGCTGCTGGCCATGCGCTGGATCGCGCTCCTCTACGGTCGGGTTCCGGGGTTGTCGCTGGGCGCCACCGGCGGGATCCATACCTCGGAGGACGCCATCAAGCTGCTGCTCGCCGGGGCTGACGTGGTCCATCTATGCAGCGTGCTGCTCCAGAAGGGACCGGTCTATACCGGCCTGATCCTGCGCGGCATCGCCGACTGGATGGAGGAACAGGGCTTCGAGTCGGTCGAGGACTTCCGGGGCCGGGTCAGCGCCCTGACCGTTCCCAACCCGGCCGAGCTGGAGCGCGCCAACTACATCAACGTGCTCGACAGCTACAGCGCCGCGCCTGGCGTCATGACCTGA